TTGGCTTCGAGCGGTGCCAGCAGAACGGCAATCGCGGCGATGGTGACCACCGGTCCGACAGATCCCGTCTTGGCCGAACCGGCCTTGAGATAGACGAACAGGAAGACACCGAGGCCGATGCCCGAAGCGATTGCCTGGAATGTCGTCGGCGCGATGAATATCCAGGGGAAGACATAGAACGGCAGAAAGGCGAGCCAGACCCACGGGCCGTCGGGATCGAACAGCGCGCGCCATTCCGATCGTTCCGGCATGTCTGATGGCTCGCTTTTCATCGGCTGTAGGTTCATTGCATCCGCGCGCCAGTCAAGCGGCACTACGCCGCCATCCCGAGGCGGCGAAGAGCGCCGCGACGATAGTCATGAGGGCGAGCACCCCGCCATGAAGCAAAACCGAATGGGGACGGTCCACGCCGACGATGGTGAGTGCGAGCTCGCTCAGGTGCCAGGAGGGCGTCGCCCATGTGAGCGTCCGCAACCACTCGGGAAGGGCGTCGATCGGAAACCACAGTCCGCCGAGCACCGCGAAACCGAGGAAGAGGAAGTTTGCGGCCGCGATCGCGCCTTTCGACGTCATCCGCATACCGACACCAAGTCCGATCAGCGCGAAGGGTGCGACCGAGAACAGGTGAAGGAGGAACAGCGGCAGCCACCTCTCGGCGGGAAGACGCACACCCCCGGCCACGATGCCGAGCGAGTAGATCAGGAGGACCGCGACGCTCGTGAAGAGCACCGATGCGGCGATCTTGCCCGCGATGTAAGCCGAACCCGGCAGCGGCGACACGCGCTTCAGCTCGATCAGATTGGCCGCGCGCTCGTCCGCGACACCGACGCCGAAGCCGAAGAGCGAAGGGCCGATCGCCGCGAAGACGCCGAAGGTCGCGAGCGCGTAGGCTGCGGTCGCGGTGTCGCCATCGCTCATGGCGATCGCGAAGAGACCGTAGAAGGCGACCGGCAGAAGGACCGTCGGCAGGATGAACTGCGGCAGACGCCAGGACTTGCGAATTTCGGCCAGGCTCTCGATCACGTAGAGCCGGCTCTGGGGCACGAGCGTGCGGGACATCATGCGGCCTCCTTCAGGGTCTTGTCGGTGAGTGTCGACAGCGCATCCTCGAGACTGGCGGCCTCGATCCGCAGATCGGAACAGGCGCCGTCTCGCTCCAAGAGCGCGCGGACCGTCGCGACGGCGTCGCCGGACAGGATTCTCGCTTCGCCGCCCGATCGTGATGCCCGGCGGACCTGCGGCAGTCCTAGAAGCGCTGGTTCGGGCAGACCGGTTCGGCATCTGATCGTCGCGCCGGCGGTGCTGGCACGGATTTCCGCGGTCGTGCCGTCGGCGACGATCCGTCCTTCGGCTATCACCACCACACGGTCGGCCAGTGCTTCCGCCTCCTCCAGGTAGTGGGTCGTCAGGAGAACCGCCGCGCCGTCGTCCGCGGTGTCGCGCACCGTCGTCCAGAGGCCGCGGCGCGCTTCGGCGTCGAGGCCGGTCGTGGGTTCGTCGAGGATCAGAAGATCGGGCCGCCCGCAGATGGCCAGCGCGAACTGAAGTCGCCGCGACTGGCCGCCGGACAGGGCGCCACCGCGTCTATCCGCGAGCTCCCCAAGTCCTGCCAGTGCGAGCGTGTCGTCGATCTTTCGCGCCTCCATGAAGTAGCCACTCTGCAACGCGATCGTTTCGCGCACCGTCAGGACGTCTGGCAGGCTTGCCGACTGCAGCATCACGCCCATCCGGGCGCGCGCCACGGGACGTCGTGGATCGAGGCCGAACAGATCGGCTGTTCCGGCATCAGGCAGCAGCCGCCCCGTGAGGACGCCGACCGCGGTAGTCTTTCCGGCTCCGTTCGGGCCGAGCAGCGCGGTCACCTCGCCTGGTCGGATACCCAGGGATAGATCATCCAGCGCCAAGGTCGTGCCCATTCGCTTGCTGACGGATGAGAGACTGGCGACGGCGGCGAGATCGGACGGCATGCGGCTTCTCCTTCGGATGAAGAGACAACTCGCACGCAAATTGGGAACGGACCAGTGACGCATGGCACGCCGATCGCATGACAGATGTCACTAGGATTGGGGGCGGACGAAGTTCAGCTTGAACGGATCAAGACGCTCCAAAGCGCGTCGAGACGAACGAGGACCGCCGTATGATCCACACATGTTTTCGCTACCGCCCCCAGGCTCGCCTGGCGCTCGTAACGGGCTT
The genomic region above belongs to Qipengyuania spongiae and contains:
- a CDS encoding ABC transporter permease: MSRTLVPQSRLYVIESLAEIRKSWRLPQFILPTVLLPVAFYGLFAIAMSDGDTATAAYALATFGVFAAIGPSLFGFGVGVADERAANLIELKRVSPLPGSAYIAGKIAASVLFTSVAVLLIYSLGIVAGGVRLPAERWLPLFLLHLFSVAPFALIGLGVGMRMTSKGAIAAANFLFLGFAVLGGLWFPIDALPEWLRTLTWATPSWHLSELALTIVGVDRPHSVLLHGGVLALMTIVAALFAASGWRRSAA
- a CDS encoding ABC transporter ATP-binding protein, with product MPSDLAAVASLSSVSKRMGTTLALDDLSLGIRPGEVTALLGPNGAGKTTAVGVLTGRLLPDAGTADLFGLDPRRPVARARMGVMLQSASLPDVLTVRETIALQSGYFMEARKIDDTLALAGLGELADRRGGALSGGQSRRLQFALAICGRPDLLILDEPTTGLDAEARRGLWTTVRDTADDGAAVLLTTHYLEEAEALADRVVVIAEGRIVADGTTAEIRASTAGATIRCRTGLPEPALLGLPQVRRASRSGGEARILSGDAVATVRALLERDGACSDLRIEAASLEDALSTLTDKTLKEAA